A single Streptomyces sp. Edi2 DNA region contains:
- a CDS encoding DEAD/DEAH box helicase translates to MTTTTSATNNHHLSPAFPGRAPWGTANKLRAWQQAAMDRYIQAQPRDFLAVATPGAGKTTFALTLASWMLHHHVVQQVTVVAPTEHLKKQWAEAAARIGIKLDPEYSAGPLGREYHGVAITYAGVGVRPMLHRNRIEQRKTLVILDEIHHAGDSKSWGEACLEAFEPATRRLALTGTPFRSDTNPIPFVTYEEGNDGIRRSSADYTYGYGNALGDGVVRPVIFLSYSGNMRWRTKAGDEIAARLGEPMTKDAVSQAWRTALDPRGEWMPNVLRAADQRLSEVRKSIPDAGALVIASDQEQARAYAKLIREITGEGATLVLSDDTGASQRIDDFAYSQDRWMVAVRMVSEGVDVPRLAVGVYATTISTPLFFAQAVGRFVRSRKRGETASVFLPTVPMLLGFANEMEVERDHVLDKPKKDGEEDPYAESEKEMDEANKEQDEDTGEQEQFSFEALESEAVFDRVLYDGAEFGMQAHAGSEEEQDYLGIPGLLEPDQVQMLLQKRQARQIAHSKKRPDEEADLLELPAERRPVVTHKELLELRKQLNTLVGAYVHQSGKPHGVIHTELRRVCGGPPSAEATAGQLGERIKKVREWATRMK, encoded by the coding sequence GTGACTACCACCACCAGCGCCACCAATAACCATCACCTGTCCCCGGCCTTCCCGGGACGGGCCCCTTGGGGTACCGCGAACAAGCTGCGTGCCTGGCAGCAGGCGGCCATGGACCGCTACATCCAGGCACAGCCGAGAGACTTCCTCGCCGTCGCGACGCCCGGAGCCGGCAAGACGACGTTCGCGCTCACGCTCGCCTCGTGGATGCTGCACCACCACGTCGTGCAGCAGGTGACGGTCGTGGCACCGACCGAGCATCTGAAGAAGCAGTGGGCCGAGGCGGCGGCACGGATAGGGATCAAGCTCGACCCGGAGTACAGCGCGGGGCCGCTGGGCCGCGAGTACCACGGCGTCGCGATCACCTATGCCGGTGTGGGCGTACGGCCCATGCTGCACCGCAACCGGATCGAGCAGCGCAAGACGCTGGTGATCCTCGACGAGATCCACCACGCCGGTGACTCGAAGTCCTGGGGCGAGGCGTGCCTGGAGGCGTTCGAGCCCGCGACCCGGCGGCTCGCGCTGACCGGTACGCCCTTCCGGTCCGACACCAACCCGATCCCGTTCGTGACGTACGAGGAGGGCAACGACGGCATCCGCCGCTCCTCCGCCGACTACACCTACGGCTACGGCAACGCGCTCGGCGACGGCGTCGTCCGGCCGGTCATCTTCCTCTCCTACAGCGGCAATATGCGCTGGCGGACCAAGGCGGGTGACGAGATCGCGGCCCGGCTCGGCGAGCCGATGACCAAGGACGCGGTCTCGCAGGCCTGGCGTACCGCGCTGGATCCGCGCGGCGAGTGGATGCCGAACGTGCTGCGCGCCGCCGACCAGCGGCTGAGCGAGGTCCGCAAGTCCATCCCGGACGCCGGGGCGCTGGTGATCGCCTCCGACCAGGAGCAGGCGCGGGCGTACGCCAAGCTGATCCGGGAGATCACCGGGGAGGGTGCCACGCTGGTGCTGTCCGACGACACCGGGGCCTCCCAGCGCATCGACGACTTCGCGTACTCCCAGGACCGCTGGATGGTCGCGGTCCGGATGGTGTCCGAGGGCGTCGACGTGCCGCGGCTGGCGGTCGGGGTGTACGCCACCACGATCTCGACCCCGCTGTTCTTCGCGCAGGCCGTGGGCCGTTTCGTACGGTCCCGCAAGCGCGGCGAGACCGCCTCGGTCTTCCTGCCCACCGTCCCGATGCTGCTCGGCTTCGCCAACGAGATGGAGGTCGAGCGCGACCACGTCCTGGACAAGCCGAAGAAGGACGGGGAGGAAGACCCGTACGCCGAGTCCGAGAAGGAGATGGACGAGGCGAACAAGGAACAGGACGAGGACACCGGCGAGCAGGAGCAGTTCTCGTTCGAGGCGCTGGAGTCGGAGGCGGTCTTCGACCGGGTGCTCTACGACGGTGCCGAGTTCGGGATGCAGGCCCACGCGGGCAGCGAGGAGGAGCAGGACTACCTCGGCATCCCCGGACTGCTGGAGCCCGACCAGGTGCAGATGCTGCTGCAGAAGCGGCAGGCCCGGCAGATCGCGCACAGCAAGAAGCGGCCGGACGAGGAAGCCGACCTGCTGGAGCTGCCGGCCGAGCGGCGCCCCGTGGTCACGCACAAGGAGCTGCTGGAGCTCAGGAAGCAGCTGAACACGCTGGTGGGGGCTTATGTCCACCAGAGCGGAAAGCCGCATGGCGTGATCCACACCGAGCTGCGGCGGGTGTGCGGCGGGCCGCCGAGCGCGGAGGCCACCGCCGGGCAGCTGGGTGAGCGGATCAAGAAGGTACGGGAGTGGGCCACGCGGATGAAGTGA
- a CDS encoding MFS transporter: MTADRPRRSADPSPGTGTELAPPSDTPAGDPARDQADAAAATPAATGGILGRAHRALTFGIISVVSVVAFEAIAVNTAMPVAARALDGIGLYAFAFSAYFTASLFAMALAGEWSDRHGPLAPLFAGIAAFGAGLLVAGGAQSMGMFVAGRGVQGIGGGMVVVALYVVVGRAYPDRLRPSIMATFSAAWVVPVIVGPLVAGTLTEQFGWRWVFLAIPALILLPLAVMLPALRKLPRTRPGPGGGARQVLGNRRCLLALAAAVGACLLQYAGQHPAWFALLPAAAGLALLVPGIVRLLPRGTFRAGRGLPSVVLMRGLAAGALVGAESFIPLMLVTQRGLSPTLAGLSLTGGGLTWALGSYVQSRPRLEPYRERLMGLGMVLLAAAIVAVPLALLDTVPVAIVAVAWTVGGFGMGLNISSGGVLLLKLSRPEEAGSNSASLQMSDALGNVTFVGVSGVLFAAFGGGSIAAHGPAATAGAASASHPAAFAAVFAAMAVVALAGAGVTSRLRPERA; the protein is encoded by the coding sequence ATGACCGCTGATCGCCCCCGCCGCAGCGCCGACCCGTCCCCGGGTACCGGAACCGAACTCGCCCCGCCGTCGGACACCCCGGCCGGCGACCCGGCCCGCGACCAGGCCGACGCGGCGGCCGCCACCCCGGCCGCCACCGGCGGCATCCTCGGCCGGGCCCACCGTGCGCTCACCTTCGGCATCATCTCCGTCGTCTCGGTCGTCGCCTTCGAGGCGATTGCCGTGAACACCGCGATGCCGGTCGCCGCCCGCGCGCTGGACGGGATCGGTCTGTACGCCTTCGCGTTCTCCGCCTACTTCACGGCGAGCCTGTTCGCGATGGCGCTCGCGGGGGAGTGGAGCGACCGGCACGGACCGCTCGCGCCGCTGTTCGCCGGGATCGCCGCGTTCGGGGCGGGGCTGCTGGTCGCGGGCGGTGCGCAGAGCATGGGGATGTTCGTCGCGGGCCGCGGGGTGCAGGGCATCGGCGGCGGGATGGTGGTGGTCGCGCTGTATGTGGTGGTGGGCCGCGCCTACCCCGACCGGCTGCGCCCGTCGATCATGGCGACGTTCTCGGCGGCCTGGGTGGTGCCGGTGATCGTGGGCCCGCTGGTCGCCGGGACCCTCACCGAACAGTTCGGCTGGCGCTGGGTCTTCCTCGCCATCCCGGCACTGATACTGCTGCCGCTCGCGGTGATGCTGCCCGCGCTGCGCAAGCTGCCCCGTACGCGTCCAGGGCCGGGCGGCGGCGCCCGCCAGGTCCTGGGCAACCGGCGCTGTCTGCTCGCGCTGGCCGCCGCCGTGGGCGCCTGCCTGCTGCAGTACGCGGGCCAGCATCCGGCCTGGTTCGCGCTGCTGCCCGCGGCCGCCGGACTGGCCCTGCTGGTCCCGGGCATCGTGCGGCTGCTGCCGCGCGGCACGTTCCGTGCGGGGCGCGGCCTGCCGAGCGTCGTGCTGATGCGCGGTCTGGCCGCCGGGGCGCTGGTCGGCGCCGAGAGCTTCATCCCGCTGATGCTGGTCACCCAGCGCGGGCTGTCCCCCACCCTCGCCGGTCTCTCCCTCACCGGCGGCGGACTGACCTGGGCGCTGGGCTCGTACGTCCAGAGCCGGCCGCGTCTGGAGCCGTACCGGGAGCGGCTGATGGGCCTGGGCATGGTCCTGCTGGCGGCGGCCATCGTGGCGGTGCCGCTGGCGCTGCTCGACACGGTGCCCGTCGCGATCGTCGCGGTGGCCTGGACGGTCGGCGGGTTCGGTATGGGCCTGAACATCTCCAGCGGCGGCGTACTGCTGCTGAAGCTCTCCCGTCCCGAGGAGGCGGGCAGCAACTCCGCGTCCCTGCAGATGTCGGACGCGCTGGGGAACGTCACCTTCGTCGGGGTCAGCGGGGTGCTGTTCGCGGCCTTCGGCGGTGGCTCGATCGCTGCGCACGGGCCCGCGGCCACGGCCGGCGCCGCCTCGGCGAGCCATCCGGCGGCCTTCGCGGCGGTGTTCGCGGCGATGGCGGTGGTGGCGCTGGCCGGCGCCGGTGTCACGAGTCGGTTGCGACCGGAGCGGGCGTGA
- a CDS encoding alpha/beta hydrolase: MPHFRTYDNAELHYSVLGLADSPLPPLVCLAGGPGRDAAYLGDLGGMSAHRQLIVLDSRGTGASPAAADPSRYAFPQLAEDVEALRAHLGLERFALLAHDAGAAVAQAYAARHPQRLTRLVLVCPGSRLQGELPDDAQEIFAAREHEQWWPEASAAVRQLAETSDMDEVRALLFAAAPLAYGRWEEPQQAHAATEGEQLGPVPRAGFWQGVDEQLREALVSGLGEVSCPVLVVTGDHDGVTGMRAGELVAESFPDARVRPLHEVGHYPWVDAPELFRAAVEEFLHSA, translated from the coding sequence ATGCCGCACTTCCGCACGTACGACAACGCCGAGCTCCACTACAGCGTGCTCGGCCTGGCCGACTCGCCCCTGCCGCCCCTGGTGTGTCTGGCCGGCGGCCCCGGACGGGATGCCGCGTATCTGGGCGACCTCGGCGGGATGAGCGCACACCGGCAGCTGATCGTTTTGGACAGCCGCGGCACCGGCGCCTCCCCGGCCGCCGCCGACCCCTCCCGTTACGCCTTCCCGCAGCTCGCCGAGGATGTCGAGGCCCTGCGCGCGCACCTGGGCCTGGAGCGGTTCGCCCTGCTCGCCCACGACGCGGGGGCCGCGGTCGCCCAGGCGTACGCGGCGAGGCACCCGCAGCGGCTCACCCGGCTGGTCCTGGTCTGCCCCGGCTCCCGGCTGCAGGGCGAACTCCCCGACGACGCACAGGAGATCTTCGCCGCACGCGAGCACGAGCAGTGGTGGCCGGAGGCCTCGGCGGCGGTGCGGCAACTGGCCGAGACCTCCGACATGGACGAGGTACGGGCCCTGCTGTTCGCCGCGGCGCCGCTCGCCTACGGGCGGTGGGAGGAGCCGCAGCAGGCCCATGCGGCCACCGAGGGCGAGCAGTTGGGCCCGGTGCCGCGGGCCGGGTTCTGGCAGGGCGTGGACGAGCAGCTGCGAGAGGCGCTGGTATCGGGGCTGGGCGAGGTGAGCTGCCCGGTGCTGGTGGTGACCGGTGACCACGACGGGGTGACGGGCATGCGCGCGGGCGAGCTGGTGGCCGAGTCCTTCCCCGACGCACGGGTCCGGCCCCTGCACGAGGTGGGCCACTACCCATGGGTGGACGCCCCGGAGCTGTTCAGGGCGGCAGTGGAGGAGTTCCTGCACTCGGCCTGA
- a CDS encoding xanthine dehydrogenase family protein molybdopterin-binding subunit: protein MSGTSDGAAAVTATPAAGVPIPPEEPLHGLGVSLPSADAPAKAEGTFPYAADLWAEGLLWAAVLRSPHPRARILSIDTQHAEEMPGVRVVVTHEDVPGDAGHGRGTADRPVFAKDEVRHHGEPIAAVAAEHPDTARLAAAAIAVEYEIQDAVTDPQLAFEAEPLHPDGNLIRHIPLRFGDPDVVGEVMVEGLYRIGRQDPAPIGAEAGLAVPRPDGGVEIYTASTDPHTDRDLAAASFGLEPDQVKVVVTGVPGATADREDPGIQLPLGLLALRTGCPVKLAATREESFLSHAHRHPTLLRYRHHADADGTLVKVEAQILMDAGAYADTSADALAAAVSFSCGPYVVPHAVVDGWAVRTNNPPSGHVRGEGALQVCAAYEGQMDKLAARLGLEPDEIRLRNVMATGDLLPTGQTVTCPAPVAELLHAVKEAPLPELPKDAPEAEWLLPGGPEGAGEPGAVRRGVGYALGMVHMLGAEGTDEVSTATVKVSGSVAHVICAAVETGSGFSTLARQIVQETLGIDEVHVAGADTDQPPAGAACHGRHTWVSGGAVERAAKMVRRQLLQPLAHKFGMSTELLQINDGKITSYDGVLSTTVAEALDGKELWATAQCRPHPTEPLDEAGQGDAFVGLAFCAIRCVADVDIELGTIRVVEMTVAQDVGRVLNPRQLRARIEAGVTQGLGAALMENLRTTRGQVRHPDLTGYALPTALDAPDIRIVKLVEERDVVAPFGAKPASAVPVVTSPAAVASAVRAATGRPIGRLPIRPQAAVAQVVQQQGA, encoded by the coding sequence ATGAGTGGCACGTCCGACGGCGCAGCGGCCGTCACCGCGACCCCCGCGGCGGGCGTCCCGATCCCCCCCGAGGAGCCGCTGCACGGCCTGGGCGTGTCCCTGCCGTCCGCCGACGCACCGGCCAAGGCCGAGGGCACCTTCCCGTACGCCGCCGACCTGTGGGCCGAGGGGCTGCTGTGGGCCGCGGTGCTGCGCTCGCCGCACCCGCGGGCGCGCATCCTGTCGATCGACACCCAGCACGCCGAGGAGATGCCCGGCGTGCGCGTCGTCGTCACGCACGAGGACGTCCCCGGCGACGCGGGGCACGGCCGGGGCACCGCCGACCGCCCGGTCTTCGCCAAGGACGAGGTCCGCCACCACGGCGAGCCGATCGCCGCGGTGGCCGCCGAGCACCCCGACACGGCGCGGCTGGCCGCCGCCGCCATCGCCGTCGAGTACGAGATCCAGGACGCGGTCACCGACCCCCAACTGGCCTTCGAGGCCGAGCCGTTGCACCCGGACGGCAACCTCATCCGGCACATCCCGCTCCGCTTCGGCGACCCCGATGTGGTGGGCGAGGTGATGGTCGAGGGGCTTTACCGGATCGGCCGCCAGGACCCGGCGCCCATCGGGGCCGAGGCCGGACTCGCGGTGCCGCGCCCCGACGGCGGCGTGGAGATCTACACCGCTTCCACGGACCCGCACACCGACCGCGATCTGGCCGCCGCCTCCTTCGGGCTGGAGCCGGACCAGGTCAAGGTCGTGGTGACCGGTGTGCCCGGCGCCACCGCCGACCGCGAGGACCCCGGCATCCAACTGCCGCTCGGCCTGCTGGCGCTGCGGACGGGCTGCCCCGTCAAGCTCGCCGCCACCCGCGAGGAGTCCTTCCTCTCGCACGCCCACCGCCACCCCACGCTGCTGCGCTACCGCCACCATGCGGACGCCGACGGCACGCTGGTCAAGGTGGAGGCCCAGATCCTGATGGACGCCGGTGCCTACGCGGACACCTCCGCCGACGCGCTGGCCGCGGCCGTCTCCTTCTCCTGCGGCCCGTACGTCGTCCCGCACGCCGTGGTCGACGGCTGGGCGGTGCGCACCAACAACCCCCCGTCCGGCCATGTGCGCGGCGAGGGCGCGTTGCAGGTCTGTGCCGCCTACGAGGGCCAGATGGACAAGCTGGCCGCCCGGCTGGGCCTGGAGCCCGACGAGATCCGGCTGCGCAACGTCATGGCCACCGGAGACCTGCTGCCCACGGGGCAGACGGTGACCTGCCCGGCCCCGGTCGCCGAACTCCTGCACGCCGTCAAGGAAGCGCCGCTTCCCGAGCTGCCCAAGGACGCGCCCGAAGCGGAGTGGCTGCTGCCGGGCGGTCCCGAGGGGGCGGGCGAACCGGGCGCGGTGCGCCGCGGTGTCGGCTATGCGCTGGGCATGGTGCACATGCTCGGCGCGGAGGGCACCGACGAGGTCTCCACCGCCACCGTCAAGGTCAGCGGCTCGGTGGCACACGTCATCTGCGCCGCGGTCGAGACGGGGTCGGGGTTCTCCACCCTGGCGCGGCAGATCGTGCAGGAAACCCTCGGCATCGACGAGGTGCATGTCGCCGGCGCCGACACCGACCAGCCGCCGGCCGGCGCGGCCTGCCACGGGCGGCACACCTGGGTCTCCGGCGGCGCCGTCGAGCGCGCCGCCAAGATGGTCCGTAGGCAGCTGCTGCAGCCGCTGGCCCACAAGTTCGGGATGTCCACCGAGCTGCTGCAGATCAACGACGGCAAGATCACCTCGTACGACGGGGTGCTCAGCACCACCGTCGCCGAGGCGCTGGACGGCAAGGAACTGTGGGCCACCGCCCAGTGCCGCCCGCATCCCACCGAGCCGCTGGACGAGGCCGGCCAGGGCGACGCGTTCGTCGGCCTCGCCTTCTGCGCGATCCGCTGCGTCGCCGATGTCGACATCGAACTCGGCACCATCCGCGTCGTGGAGATGACCGTCGCCCAGGACGTCGGCCGGGTGCTCAACCCCCGCCAGCTGCGGGCCCGTATCGAGGCCGGGGTCACCCAGGGCCTGGGCGCGGCCTTGATGGAGAACCTGCGCACCACCCGCGGCCAGGTCCGCCACCCCGACCTCACCGGCTACGCGCTGCCGACCGCCCTGGACGCCCCGGACATCCGCATCGTCAAGCTCGTCGAGGAACGGGACGTGGTCGCCCCCTTCGGCGCCAAGCCCGCCAGCGCGGTCCCGGTCGTCACCTCCCCGGCCGCCGTCGCCTCCGCCGTCCGCGCCGCCACCGGCCGCCCCATCGGCCGCCTCCCGATCCGCCCCCAGGCGGCGGTGGCGCAGGTGGTGCAGCAGCAGGGGGCCTGA
- a CDS encoding 2Fe-2S iron-sulfur cluster-binding protein: MSDADNRHPYQPHPEHGWQPLPQGGEYESEATAFVQLPEGFTTGAYGGGSPRYGTPGTEPLAAPGHGYTPPASFTPHEPAPPVAGAGTDPSATGQWTMPFADPSAGYADSSAGYPAQAEYAAHHGAAEGYHGDAPEAARSWHGDPVDWPVAGSPEAGNHGAWSVPAAADDGLEESGEYLVDDDGLTGHTAPSGGHPGHPAHGGHHGHPGPVGAGGATGYQGGGYPGAGAYDGAGNPADAAEAAGTGHWNFTTGPAATGGAETHPAAPHDASRGGAVPAHFGGAAGDPYAHEHGLPGRGTEPEAERPRGTDPSGADPYGTGAGVPHGAAGGAAGAATGHWSLPADALAQWPPAGDPVQSPHDGPRHQEPADRPDGMVDAPGAAADWTIPAAAGERREDSGEFALTDAAGHKTPATPAADGLADAVPQHGEHTGLTDLGGRTDLGGLTDLDGLADPRAAGHAGEGSGAEGNAGADGSAGADDTAGAHENAGRGETLGAVERPGEDGSGTADATGSGSGSGGGSGIPAGDTEGPVGAEVADEADAAGESDAEDFDEHPAASYVLRVNGIDRPVTDAWIGESLLYVLRERLGLAGAKDGCSQGECGACSVQVDGRLVASCLVPAATTAGSEVRTVEGLAENGEPSDVQRALTASGAVQCGFCVPGMAMTVHDLLEGNHAPSELETRKALCGNLCRCSGYRGVLDAVDEVVKARAESAEAAYGPADDTDGSAPADTARIPHQAGPADPMGHAPHDQDPHSGGSA; the protein is encoded by the coding sequence ATGAGCGACGCCGACAACCGCCATCCGTACCAGCCGCACCCCGAACACGGCTGGCAGCCGCTGCCGCAGGGCGGCGAGTACGAGTCGGAGGCGACGGCCTTCGTACAGCTCCCGGAGGGCTTCACCACCGGGGCCTACGGCGGCGGATCACCCCGGTACGGCACCCCGGGCACCGAACCGCTCGCCGCACCCGGTCACGGCTACACCCCGCCCGCCTCCTTCACCCCGCACGAGCCCGCGCCGCCGGTCGCGGGCGCGGGCACCGACCCGTCGGCCACCGGCCAGTGGACGATGCCCTTCGCGGACCCCTCGGCCGGATACGCCGACTCGTCCGCGGGATACCCGGCCCAGGCGGAGTACGCGGCCCACCACGGCGCCGCCGAGGGCTACCACGGCGACGCCCCCGAGGCGGCCCGGTCGTGGCACGGCGACCCGGTGGACTGGCCCGTCGCGGGCAGCCCGGAGGCCGGCAACCACGGCGCCTGGTCGGTCCCCGCCGCGGCGGACGACGGCCTGGAGGAATCCGGCGAATACCTGGTCGACGATGACGGACTGACGGGGCATACGGCCCCTTCCGGCGGTCATCCGGGCCACCCCGCCCATGGGGGGCATCACGGACATCCCGGCCCTGTGGGGGCCGGTGGCGCCACCGGTTACCAGGGGGGCGGGTACCCGGGCGCCGGCGCGTACGACGGTGCCGGGAACCCGGCGGACGCCGCCGAGGCCGCCGGTACCGGGCACTGGAACTTCACCACCGGTCCGGCCGCCACCGGTGGAGCCGAAACGCATCCCGCGGCGCCGCACGACGCTTCACGCGGTGGCGCGGTGCCCGCACACTTCGGCGGCGCCGCGGGCGACCCGTACGCGCACGAACACGGCCTCCCGGGCCGCGGCACCGAGCCGGAGGCCGAACGGCCCCGCGGCACGGACCCGTCGGGCGCCGACCCGTACGGAACGGGCGCGGGTGTCCCGCACGGTGCGGCAGGTGGCGCGGCAGGCGCGGCGACCGGGCACTGGTCGCTGCCGGCCGACGCGCTGGCCCAGTGGCCGCCCGCCGGGGACCCGGTGCAGTCGCCGCACGACGGGCCGCGGCACCAGGAACCGGCGGACCGGCCCGACGGGATGGTGGACGCGCCCGGCGCAGCGGCCGACTGGACGATCCCGGCGGCAGCAGGCGAACGGCGGGAGGACTCCGGCGAGTTCGCGCTCACCGACGCGGCCGGGCACAAGACGCCCGCCACCCCGGCTGCTGACGGCCTTGCGGACGCGGTGCCGCAGCACGGCGAGCACACCGGGCTCACGGACCTCGGCGGCCGCACCGACCTCGGCGGTCTCACGGACCTCGACGGCCTCGCGGACCCGAGAGCCGCCGGGCACGCCGGCGAGGGCTCAGGGGCGGAGGGCAATGCCGGGGCGGACGGGAGTGCCGGGGCGGACGACACCGCCGGGGCACACGAGAACGCCGGGAGGGGCGAGACCCTTGGGGCGGTCGAGCGCCCCGGCGAGGACGGCAGCGGCACCGCCGACGCCACCGGTAGCGGTAGTGGCAGTGGCGGCGGCAGCGGGATTCCGGCCGGTGACACCGAGGGCCCCGTCGGGGCCGAGGTGGCGGACGAGGCCGATGCGGCGGGAGAGAGCGACGCCGAAGACTTCGACGAACACCCCGCCGCCTCCTACGTCCTGCGGGTGAACGGCATCGACCGGCCGGTCACCGACGCCTGGATCGGCGAGTCGCTGCTCTACGTGCTGCGCGAGCGGCTGGGCCTGGCCGGCGCCAAGGACGGCTGCTCGCAGGGCGAGTGCGGGGCCTGCTCCGTCCAGGTGGACGGGCGGCTGGTGGCGTCCTGCCTGGTGCCCGCGGCCACCACGGCGGGCAGCGAGGTCCGTACGGTCGAAGGGCTCGCGGAGAACGGTGAGCCCTCCGACGTGCAGCGCGCGCTGACCGCCTCCGGTGCGGTGCAGTGCGGCTTCTGCGTACCGGGGATGGCGATGACCGTCCATGACCTCCTGGAGGGCAATCACGCCCCCAGCGAGCTGGAGACCCGTAAGGCGCTGTGCGGCAACCTCTGCCGCTGCTCGGGCTACCGGGGGGTGCTGGACGCCGTCGACGAGGTCGTCAAGGCCCGTGCGGAGTCGGCGGAGGCCGCCTACGGACCGGCGGACGACACGGACGGGTCGGCGCCGGCGGACACCGCCCGTATCCCCCATCAGGCAGGCCCCGCAGACCCCATGGGCCACGCCCCGCACGACCAGGATCCGCACTCGGGAGGCTCCGCATGA
- a CDS encoding FAD binding domain-containing protein, translated as MTTHAPHASHTVTLPASLDEAVAALTAMPAAVPVAGGTDLMAAVNAGLLRPAALVGLGRISEMRGWQYLDGHALLGAGLTLARMGRPDFAALIPGLAAAARAAGPPQVRNAGTLGGNIVTSAPTGDTLPVLAALEATVIIAGPGGSRREIPVSHLLAGREMLGPGELVGFVRVPLLHAPQTFLKATGRTGPGRATASVSLVLDPARRGVRCAVGAVAAMPLRPLEAEQWVASLIDWDGERGLVPEALTAFGDYVAAACIPDPAPPEDGSEPAALPPAALHLRRTVAALARRALGRALS; from the coding sequence TTGACCACGCACGCACCGCACGCGTCGCACACGGTGACGTTGCCGGCCTCGCTCGACGAGGCGGTGGCGGCGCTCACCGCCATGCCTGCCGCCGTGCCCGTCGCAGGCGGCACCGATCTCATGGCGGCGGTCAACGCCGGACTCCTCAGGCCCGCAGCCCTGGTGGGCCTCGGCCGGATCAGCGAGATGCGCGGCTGGCAGTACCTGGACGGCCATGCGCTGCTCGGCGCCGGCCTCACCCTCGCCCGTATGGGACGCCCCGACTTCGCCGCCCTGATCCCGGGCCTCGCCGCCGCCGCCCGCGCGGCCGGCCCGCCGCAGGTCCGCAACGCCGGCACCCTCGGCGGCAACATCGTGACCTCGGCGCCCACGGGCGACACCCTCCCGGTGCTCGCCGCCCTCGAAGCCACGGTGATCATCGCCGGCCCCGGGGGCAGCCGCCGCGAGATCCCGGTCAGCCACCTCCTGGCGGGCCGGGAGATGCTGGGCCCCGGTGAACTCGTCGGCTTCGTGCGGGTGCCGCTGCTGCACGCCCCGCAGACCTTCCTCAAGGCCACCGGCCGCACCGGCCCCGGCCGGGCCACCGCCTCCGTCTCGCTCGTCCTGGACCCGGCCCGGCGCGGGGTGCGCTGCGCGGTGGGCGCCGTCGCCGCCATGCCGCTGCGTCCCCTGGAGGCCGAGCAGTGGGTGGCCTCGCTCATCGACTGGGACGGCGAACGCGGCCTGGTGCCCGAGGCGCTGACGGCCTTCGGTGACTATGTCGCCGCCGCCTGTATCCCCGACCCGGCACCGCCCGAGGACGGTTCGGAACCGGCCGCCCTGCCGCCGGCCGCACTCCACCTGCGCCGTACGGTGGCAGCCCTGGCCCGCCGCGCACTGGGGAGGGCGCTCTCATGA